A genome region from Bacteroides stercoris ATCC 43183 includes the following:
- a CDS encoding class I SAM-dependent methyltransferase, giving the protein MNKLTIKACPVCGGTHLERTLTCIDHYASGEAFHLCRCRDCGFIFTQDFPVEAEIGRYYETPDYISHSDTKKGAMNSVYHRVRSYMLKRKARLVAHEAHRKTGRLLDIGTGTGYFADTMNRAGWQVEAVEKNAGARVFAKEHFGLEVKPDTALKDFEPGSFDVITLWHVMEHLEVLNGTWETLNSLLTDKGVLIVAVPNCSSYDARKYGAYWAAYDVPRHLWHFTPATIQKLGSRHGFILAERHPMPFDAFYVSMLTEKNMRRSCPFLRGMVVGTLAWFHALVRKERSSSMIYVFRKKKSEKTVE; this is encoded by the coding sequence ATGAATAAACTCACTATAAAAGCTTGTCCGGTATGTGGAGGAACGCATTTGGAGCGTACCTTGACCTGCATAGACCATTATGCTTCGGGCGAGGCATTCCATTTGTGCCGTTGCCGAGATTGCGGTTTTATCTTTACTCAGGATTTTCCTGTGGAAGCGGAAATCGGACGCTATTACGAAACTCCCGATTATATTTCCCACTCGGATACGAAAAAAGGAGCGATGAACTCCGTATACCACCGTGTACGCAGTTATATGCTGAAGCGGAAAGCGCGTCTGGTAGCGCATGAGGCGCATCGCAAGACGGGACGTCTGCTGGATATAGGTACGGGTACCGGTTACTTTGCCGATACGATGAACCGTGCCGGCTGGCAGGTGGAAGCCGTTGAAAAGAATGCCGGAGCGCGTGTGTTTGCCAAAGAACATTTTGGATTGGAAGTGAAGCCGGATACTGCGTTGAAGGATTTTGAGCCGGGGAGCTTCGATGTCATCACGTTGTGGCATGTAATGGAGCATCTTGAAGTATTGAACGGGACTTGGGAAACCTTGAACTCGTTGCTGACGGATAAAGGTGTGCTGATAGTGGCCGTACCCAACTGTTCTTCATATGATGCCAGAAAGTACGGTGCATATTGGGCTGCCTACGATGTTCCCCGTCATTTGTGGCATTTCACTCCCGCTACTATCCAGAAATTAGGCTCCAGGCACGGCTTTATTCTGGCAGAGCGGCATCCCATGCCGTTTGACGCGTTTTACGTGTCTATGTTGACGGAGAAGAACATGCGTCGTTCGTGCCCGTTTCTGCGCGGCATGGTTGTCGGTACGCTGGCATGGTTTCATGCGTTGGTAAGGAAAGAACGCAGCAGCTCCATGATTTACGTATTCCGTAAGAAAAAGAGCGAAAAAACGGTAGAGTGA
- a CDS encoding DUF3836 domain-containing protein yields the protein MKTTNLFKAVAFVAMIIVSIMNSEVKAQDRFITNEEVQNDLIVAKTIFRQSGTYLYNHMRYEFTYDDENRLTNKTASKWDSVKEKWMPYFRMSYQYADNEITLSYARWNEKHQSYDKDVRKSVYEMNAENMPVAYKSNRIYHTVNLLTMAE from the coding sequence ATGAAAACTACAAATTTATTCAAAGCAGTCGCATTCGTAGCAATGATTATCGTAAGTATCATGAACTCAGAAGTCAAAGCCCAGGACAGATTCATTACCAATGAGGAAGTACAGAATGACCTGATAGTGGCAAAAACCATCTTCAGACAAAGCGGAACTTACCTCTACAACCACATGCGTTATGAATTTACATACGATGACGAAAACCGCCTGACAAATAAAACCGCCTCCAAATGGGACAGCGTCAAAGAAAAATGGATGCCTTATTTCAGGATGTCCTATCAGTATGCCGACAATGAAATCACCTTATCCTACGCCCGCTGGAACGAAAAGCATCAGTCTTATGATAAAGATGTGAGAAAGAGCGTGTACGAAATGAATGCGGAGAATATGCCGGTAGCCTACAAAAGCAACCGCATATACCACACGGTAAACCTACTGACAATGGCAGAATAA
- a CDS encoding DUF3098 domain-containing protein, producing MSKQKFAFDKTNFILLAVGMAVVILGFILMTGPVSTPTHFEPDIFSVRRIKVAPLVCLLGFVFMIYAVLRKPKTEDKTEE from the coding sequence ATGAGTAAACAGAAGTTCGCTTTCGACAAGACCAATTTTATTTTGCTTGCTGTCGGCATGGCGGTAGTGATACTTGGTTTTATCTTAATGACCGGTCCCGTATCCACACCGACACACTTTGAGCCGGATATCTTTAGTGTAAGACGCATTAAAGTGGCGCCGCTGGTATGCCTGCTGGGGTTTGTCTTTATGATATATGCAGTATTACGTAAACCGAAAACAGAAGATAAAACAGAAGAATAA
- a CDS encoding DUF5689 domain-containing protein, translating to MKLFNRISLLLISSLVFAACERDYDAPPLNEPKYDGPAANTTIEELRAMGATVGEDAPYTIGEEKVMKAVITANDESGNIFKKIYLQDETGAIEMEVDQNSVYNYYPVGQTVYIDLKGLSLSMYGDELQLGHPDGYLYRTPWEEFQAHVKKDSWANPENVTPLVIDDISKVNADVNGYKFKLVKFTGVTFQNGGKGTFAPEDDYGEENIEDSHGNVIMIRTSSYANFAANQLPKGKGSVTGILGRFKGGWQLTVRSADDVADFTETPGGDETPEQPEEMVTILEESFGKESGQGAFTIEDVQLPQGSDYVWKASNYNETYYMMASAYVNGANQASESRLVSPVLDLTGKNSVILTFDHTFKTFAADTHLEDLKLEVREEGGDVWTEVGIPTYSTGTDNKFVASGDIKLDTYTGKKIQFAFHYKSSTANALRWQIQKVKVTAVTGGNTGNGGTVIEPTPTGN from the coding sequence ATGAAACTTTTCAATAGAATCAGCTTATTGCTTATCTCTTCTCTTGTGTTCGCAGCCTGCGAGCGCGATTATGATGCGCCGCCTTTGAACGAGCCCAAGTATGATGGTCCGGCAGCCAATACCACGATAGAGGAACTGCGTGCTATGGGGGCAACAGTAGGGGAGGATGCTCCCTATACCATTGGCGAGGAAAAAGTGATGAAAGCCGTTATCACTGCCAATGACGAGTCGGGAAATATCTTCAAGAAGATTTATTTGCAGGACGAAACCGGCGCCATCGAAATGGAAGTGGACCAGAACAGCGTGTATAATTACTATCCCGTAGGGCAGACGGTTTATATCGACCTGAAAGGATTGAGCCTTTCCATGTATGGCGATGAGTTGCAACTGGGACACCCCGACGGGTATCTTTACCGTACACCGTGGGAAGAGTTTCAGGCACACGTGAAGAAAGACAGTTGGGCAAATCCGGAGAATGTGACTCCGCTTGTAATAGATGATATCAGCAAGGTGAATGCCGATGTGAACGGCTATAAGTTCAAATTGGTGAAATTTACCGGCGTAACATTCCAAAATGGCGGAAAAGGCACTTTTGCTCCGGAGGATGACTATGGGGAAGAGAACATAGAGGACAGTCACGGGAATGTCATTATGATACGCACCAGCTCGTATGCCAACTTTGCAGCCAATCAGCTGCCGAAAGGAAAAGGAAGCGTAACCGGTATCCTGGGACGTTTCAAAGGAGGCTGGCAACTTACGGTAAGAAGTGCGGATGATGTGGCGGACTTTACGGAAACTCCGGGGGGAGATGAGACGCCGGAACAGCCGGAGGAGATGGTGACAATCCTTGAAGAGTCTTTTGGCAAGGAGAGCGGGCAAGGTGCATTTACCATAGAGGATGTCCAGCTTCCGCAGGGAAGTGATTATGTGTGGAAAGCGTCTAACTATAATGAAACTTATTATATGATGGCAAGCGCCTATGTTAATGGCGCTAATCAAGCCTCTGAAAGCCGTCTTGTTTCTCCTGTACTTGATTTGACAGGCAAAAATAGTGTAATCTTGACTTTCGACCACACCTTTAAAACATTTGCTGCCGATACGCATTTGGAAGATTTGAAACTGGAAGTAAGAGAAGAAGGGGGAGACGTATGGACAGAAGTCGGCATTCCTACCTATTCTACAGGAACAGATAATAAGTTCGTTGCTTCCGGTGATATTAAATTGGATACTTATACAGGTAAGAAAATTCAATTTGCGTTCCATTATAAGAGTTCGACGGCTAATGCTTTGAGGTGGCAGATACAAAAAGTAAAAGTAACAGCGGTTACCGGTGGCAATACCGGTAACGGCGGAACAGTTATCGAACCTACTCCTACCGGTAATTAA
- a CDS encoding endonuclease encodes MNRRLILSAFLVLCLSTGLLAQGKLRVYAAAFYNLENLWDTEDNPDNPGDDDFTPGGKYEWTQVKYEQKLQNVAKVISQLARDYCPAGPAIIGISEVENKKVLEDLVKTEPIASLGYRIVHFESPDHRGIDVAALYNPRLFTFVSARTYPFAKPDMPGYKTRDQLLVSGILAGEPFHMIVNHWPSRYGGSKSSPLREFAAGITRHIADSLHADNPQAKVIIVGDMNDDPDNKSCSQVLGAVKSIREVKPGGYYNATWKLFEQGIGSLCYQNQWNLFDQQIVSGNLIGKDRSTLKFWKSEVFNRPFLIQQEGKYKGYPLRTFSGTTFQNGYSDHLPTLTYFVKEL; translated from the coding sequence ATGAACAGACGACTCATATTGTCAGCTTTTTTGGTATTATGCCTGTCCACCGGCTTGCTCGCACAGGGCAAGCTGCGTGTATATGCTGCCGCCTTTTATAATCTGGAGAATCTGTGGGATACGGAAGACAATCCGGATAATCCGGGCGATGATGACTTTACTCCGGGCGGTAAGTACGAATGGACACAGGTCAAATACGAACAGAAATTGCAGAATGTTGCCAAGGTGATTTCACAATTGGCGCGTGACTATTGTCCTGCCGGACCTGCCATTATCGGCATCTCCGAAGTAGAAAACAAAAAAGTCCTGGAGGACCTGGTAAAGACAGAGCCTATCGCCTCATTGGGCTACCGGATAGTGCATTTCGAGAGTCCCGACCACCGTGGCATCGATGTGGCTGCCCTTTACAATCCGCGACTGTTTACTTTTGTGTCTGCACGTACTTATCCGTTTGCCAAGCCCGACATGCCGGGCTATAAAACACGCGACCAGCTTTTGGTGAGCGGTATACTGGCAGGAGAGCCTTTTCACATGATTGTAAACCATTGGCCGTCACGCTATGGCGGTTCCAAATCATCACCCTTGCGCGAGTTTGCAGCCGGCATCACTCGCCATATAGCCGACTCGCTGCATGCCGATAACCCGCAGGCAAAGGTGATAATTGTAGGCGACATGAATGACGACCCCGATAACAAGAGTTGCAGCCAAGTGCTGGGAGCTGTGAAGAGCATCAGGGAAGTGAAGCCCGGCGGTTATTATAATGCTACCTGGAAGCTCTTTGAGCAAGGCATCGGTTCGCTCTGTTACCAGAATCAGTGGAACTTGTTCGACCAGCAGATTGTTTCGGGTAATCTGATAGGAAAGGACCGCAGTACATTGAAGTTTTGGAAATCGGAAGTCTTTAACCGTCCGTTCCTTATCCAGCAGGAAGGAAAGTATAAAGGCTATCCGTTGCGCACTTTCTCCGGAACTACTTTCCAGAACGGATACAGTGACCATTTGCCTACTTTGACTTATTTTGTAAAAGAACTCTGA
- a CDS encoding cell division protein FtsX, which produces MNKKAKNKSVPCFDMQFITSSISTTLVLLLLGLVVFFVLGAHNLSVYVKENINFSILISDDMKESDILKLQKKLDKEPFVKETEYISKKQALREQTEAMGTDPQEFLGYNPFTASIEIKLHSGYANSDSIAKIEKKIRKNTDIQEVLYQKDLIDAVNENIRNISLMLLGLAVILTFISFALINNTIRLTIYSKRFLIHTMKLVGASWGFIRRPFLRRNFRIGVLSAVIADAILWGAAYWLVSYEPELIRVITPEVMLLVSVSVLVFGVLITWLCALLSINKYLKMKASTLYYI; this is translated from the coding sequence ATGAATAAGAAAGCTAAAAACAAGTCTGTGCCCTGTTTTGATATGCAGTTCATCACATCCAGCATAAGCACTACGTTGGTGTTGCTGCTGCTGGGGCTGGTGGTGTTCTTTGTATTGGGCGCTCACAACCTTTCCGTATACGTAAAGGAGAATATCAACTTCTCCATTCTCATCAGCGACGACATGAAGGAGAGCGATATACTGAAGTTGCAGAAAAAACTGGATAAAGAACCGTTTGTGAAGGAAACGGAGTATATCTCCAAAAAGCAGGCGCTCCGCGAGCAGACCGAGGCAATGGGAACAGACCCGCAGGAGTTTCTCGGCTATAACCCTTTTACGGCGTCCATTGAAATTAAACTGCATTCCGGTTACGCCAATTCGGACAGCATCGCCAAGATAGAGAAGAAAATCAGGAAGAATACGGATATACAGGAGGTGCTTTATCAGAAAGACCTGATTGATGCGGTGAATGAGAACATCCGCAATATCAGTCTGATGTTGCTGGGGCTGGCAGTCATTCTGACTTTCATCTCTTTTGCCTTGATAAACAATACAATCCGCCTGACCATTTACTCCAAAAGGTTCCTTATCCATACGATGAAGCTGGTGGGGGCAAGCTGGGGCTTCATCAGGCGTCCGTTCCTGCGGCGCAACTTCCGGATAGGCGTATTGTCGGCTGTCATTGCCGATGCCATTTTGTGGGGAGCCGCCTATTGGCTGGTTTCTTACGAACCGGAACTGATCAGGGTTATCACTCCGGAGGTGATGCTGCTGGTGTCTGTTTCCGTACTGGTGTTCGGAGTGCTTATTACCTGGTTGTGTGCATTGCTTTCCATCAACAAATATCTGAAAATGAAGGCAAGCACCCTGTATTACATATAA